The following are encoded together in the Bos indicus x Bos taurus breed Angus x Brahman F1 hybrid chromosome 24, Bos_hybrid_MaternalHap_v2.0, whole genome shotgun sequence genome:
- the MC2R gene encoding adrenocorticotropic hormone receptor: MKHILNLYENINSTARNNSDCPAVILPEEIFFTVSIVGVLENLMVLLAVAKNKSLQSPMYFFICSLAISDMLGSLYKILENVLIMFRNMGYLEPRGSFESTADDVVDSLFILSLLGSICSLSVIAADRYITIFHALQYHRIMTPHRALVILTVLWAGCTGSGITIVTFSHHVPTVIAFTALFPLMLAFILCLYVHMFLLARSHTRRTPSLPKANMRGAVTLTVLLGVFIFCWAPFVLHVLLMTFCPADPYCACYMSLFQVNGVLIMCNAIIDPFIYAFRSPELRVAFKKMVICNCYQ, translated from the coding sequence ATGAAACACATTCTCAATCTGTATGAAAACATCAACAGTACAGCAAGAAATAACTCAGACTGTCCTGCTGTGATTTTGCCAGAAGAGATATTTTTCACAGTATCCATTGTTGGGGTTTTGGAGAACCTGATGGTCCTTCTGGCTGTGGCCAAGAATAAGAGTCTTCAGTCGCCCATGTACTTTTTCATCTGCAGCTTGGCTATTTCCGATATGCTGGGGAGCCTGTACAAGATTTTGGAAAACGTTCTGATCATGTTCAGAAACATGGGTTACCTCGAGCCTCGAGGCAGTTTTGAAAGCACAGCAGATGATGTGGTGGACTCCCTGTTCATCCTCTCCCTTCTCGGCTCCATCTGCAGCCTGTCTGTGATCGCCGCTGACCGCTACATCACAATCTTCCACGCTCTGCAGTACCACCGCATCATGACCCCGCACCGTGCCCTCGTCATCCTGACGGTCCTCTGGGCAGGCTGCACAGGCAGTGGCATTACCATCGTGACCTTCTCCCATCACGTCCCCACAGTGATCGCCTTCACAGCGCTGTTCCCGCTGATGCTGGCCTTCATCCTGTGCCTCTACGTGCACATGTTCCTGCTGGCCCGCTCCCACACCAGGAGGACCCCCTCCCTTCCCAAAGCCAACATGAGAGGGGCCGTCACACTGACTGTCCTGCTCGgggtcttcattttctgttgGGCACCCTTTGTCCTTCATGTCCTTTTGATGACATTCTGCCCAGCTGACCCCTACTGTGCCTGCTACATGTCCCTCTTCCAGGTGAATGGTGTGTTGATCATGTGTAATGCCATCATCGACCCCTTCATATATGCCTTTCGGAGCCCAGAGCTCAGGGTCGCATTCAAAAAGATGGTTATCTGCAACTGTTACCAGTAG